The DNA segment AAGGAGGACTCATTCGTGAGTGCACTCGAAAAACTAAAATCGCATTTTCAAACTATCTCTAACTTCAGTCACCTCTCAGCAATCTGTGGCTGGGACGCGGCTTCAATGATGCCTGCAGGCGGTAATGAAGCACGTTCTAATGCAATGGCTGAACTCTCTGTTCATATTCACAAGCTAATGACTCAACCACAACTGAGTGATTGGTTTGACGAAGCGGAACAGCAATCACTGCAAGGCGACGATAGTGCTGTTCTGAGAGAGCTTAAACGTCAGTGGCAACAGAATAATTTACTGCCTGAGAAATTGGTGCAAGCACAGTCGCTAGCAGGATCTAAGTGTGAACATGCATGGCGAACTCAGCGTGGCGAAAATGACTGGCAAGGTTTTGAGAAAAATTGGGCTGAGGTGGTGAAGCTCTCGCAAGAAGAGGCGCAGATAAGAGCTAACGCGACTGGCTTGACGCCTTACGATGCCATGCTGGATAAATTTGAACCTGGTACTAAAACTGCGTCACTAAACCAACTTTTCGACAATGTAAAAACTTGGCTTCCAGAACTCATTGACGAAGTCATAGAAAAGCAGCGCACTGAAACCTTCATCGAGCCAAGTGGTAAGTTCGATACTGCTCAACAAAAGGCACTCGGTCTAGAGGTCATGAAACTACTTAAGTTTGACTTTAACCATGGTCGCCTAGACGAAAGCGTGCATCCCTTCTGTGGCGGTGTCCCAAGCGACGTGCGCATTACCACAAGATATGATGAAAACGAGTTTGTCCAATCACTGATGGGCATCGTTCACGAAACAGGCCACGCTCGTTATGAACAAGGGCTACCGAAATCACTCGCCGGCTTGCCTGCAGGTGAAGCTCGC comes from the Vibrio astriarenae genome and includes:
- a CDS encoding carboxypeptidase M32 codes for the protein MSALEKLKSHFQTISNFSHLSAICGWDAASMMPAGGNEARSNAMAELSVHIHKLMTQPQLSDWFDEAEQQSLQGDDSAVLRELKRQWQQNNLLPEKLVQAQSLAGSKCEHAWRTQRGENDWQGFEKNWAEVVKLSQEEAQIRANATGLTPYDAMLDKFEPGTKTASLNQLFDNVKTWLPELIDEVIEKQRTETFIEPSGKFDTAQQKALGLEVMKLLKFDFNHGRLDESVHPFCGGVPSDVRITTRYDENEFVQSLMGIVHETGHARYEQGLPKSLAGLPAGEARSMGIHESQSLFFEMQVGRSDAFIQHLANMAGNTFKGHSPDLFAFDNFQKLYTRVKKDFIRVDADELTYPAHVILRYEIERDLINGDIKHTDVPELWDSKMQQYLGLSTKDNFTNGCMQDIHWTDGAFGYFPSYTLGAMYAAQFMAAMKETVDVDSAVASGDLTAIFNWLSDNIWSKGSLLSTDELVKGATGETLNADYFQAHLRSRYA